A window from Neobacillus sp. PS3-40 encodes these proteins:
- a CDS encoding cytochrome c3 family protein, translated as MSKLKLSFSFLLTLMLVAMFSIVASAAPDNSNTPGSYNSDVTGLGTDMSKNVQTTAGGLDNSYDSVTKTNANKTGSGVWVNDGTTKDQVLKSTGLKKADGTHNQRTHGEYQNNTNSCASCHQTHTGASEGLLFKDGKYATCTACHDGTLGFYNVMTGSNSAGTFGGTHDGNMSAHLADGSVKLNAAPGGNFAAKDDATSTRGGEWTEEFTCANCHAPHGSYSDRLLNEDPNGMANTLIKDGGKKLESVPVLDKTTLTDLTTKQAAGNITYKDATNADLTVNYIAFRFQVGDLLQPTNLDKNSVDQYPAAMTAAGLKTGDWVVQIMKWVPKYDKDGVTEITGSKYVIDTDPFIHEYDFDTTHTKHYWTAFYSGATYDATYADPDYVGKYKDTVDTDRLKNGEVLGQGFLAAKTDASFLANAKLITDIQSVKFGNVARGYVVKLAKVLPTAGSTDDINNLYSTDVSALWASKFANGTTNPAYVSNRGVAMSGFCAACHTDYLAVSGKETGTFDHAYRHNTTSDSYTCVRCHFAHGTDLTVMRDARGLTYNEILTGDTARGGDKYFTSTPYDATVGADNSARKALVTDYLKDKNPSSVLKRYTNMAVCWGCHTSSHSGGTRNTDTYQYNATPGVDTDRNGIEFDY; from the coding sequence ATGAGTAAGTTAAAATTAAGCTTTTCATTCCTACTAACATTAATGTTAGTAGCAATGTTTAGCATCGTAGCTTCTGCTGCACCGGATAACAGTAATACTCCAGGCAGCTATAATTCAGATGTAACTGGATTAGGTACAGACATGAGTAAAAATGTACAAACAACAGCTGGTGGATTAGACAACAGTTATGATTCAGTTACCAAAACAAACGCAAACAAAACTGGTAGTGGCGTTTGGGTTAATGATGGTACAACAAAAGATCAAGTTCTAAAATCAACTGGTTTAAAGAAAGCTGATGGAACTCATAACCAACGTACACACGGCGAATACCAAAACAATACTAACTCTTGCGCTAGCTGCCACCAAACGCACACAGGCGCATCTGAAGGCTTATTGTTTAAAGATGGTAAATATGCAACATGTACTGCTTGTCATGATGGTACATTAGGCTTCTATAACGTTATGACTGGCTCAAACTCTGCTGGTACATTTGGCGGAACTCATGACGGTAACATGTCTGCTCACTTAGCTGATGGTTCTGTTAAATTAAATGCTGCTCCTGGAGGAAACTTTGCTGCTAAAGATGATGCTACTTCAACAAGAGGCGGAGAGTGGACTGAAGAATTCACTTGCGCAAACTGTCACGCACCACACGGATCTTACTCAGACCGTTTATTAAATGAAGATCCAAACGGAATGGCTAACACCCTTATCAAAGATGGTGGTAAAAAATTAGAAAGCGTTCCAGTTCTTGACAAGACTACTTTAACAGATCTTACTACAAAACAAGCTGCTGGTAATATCACTTACAAAGATGCTACTAATGCTGATCTAACAGTTAACTATATTGCTTTCCGTTTCCAAGTTGGAGATCTTTTACAGCCAACAAATCTTGATAAAAATAGCGTCGACCAGTATCCAGCAGCAATGACTGCAGCAGGATTAAAAACTGGTGACTGGGTAGTTCAAATCATGAAATGGGTTCCAAAATATGATAAAGATGGCGTAACAGAAATTACAGGTAGTAAGTATGTAATCGACACAGATCCATTCATTCATGAATATGATTTCGACACTACTCATACAAAACACTACTGGACAGCATTCTATAGTGGCGCTACTTATGATGCTACCTATGCTGACCCAGATTATGTAGGCAAGTATAAGGACACAGTTGATACTGACAGACTTAAGAACGGTGAAGTTCTAGGCCAAGGTTTCTTAGCCGCTAAAACGGATGCAAGTTTCCTTGCTAATGCTAAATTAATTACTGATATTCAAAGTGTTAAATTTGGTAATGTTGCACGTGGTTATGTTGTTAAGTTAGCTAAAGTATTACCAACAGCTGGTTCTACTGATGATATTAACAACCTTTATTCAACAGACGTATCAGCTCTATGGGCAAGCAAATTTGCTAATGGTACTACTAACCCTGCGTACGTATCAAACCGCGGTGTTGCAATGTCTGGATTCTGTGCTGCATGTCATACTGATTACCTAGCTGTATCTGGTAAAGAAACTGGTACATTTGACCATGCATACCGTCACAATACAACTTCTGATAGCTATACTTGCGTACGCTGTCACTTTGCACACGGTACTGACTTAACTGTAATGCGTGATGCTCGTGGTTTAACTTATAATGAAATCTTAACAGGTGACACCGCTAGAGGTGGAGATAAATACTTCACTTCAACTCCATACGATGCAACAGTTGGTGCTGATAACTCTGCACGTAAAGCTTTAGTTACTGATTATTTAAAAGATAAGAACCCATCTTCTGTATTAAAACGTTACACTAACATGGCTGTATGTTGGGGCTGTCACACTTCTTCCCACTCTGGTGGTACAAGAAATACAGACACTTACCAATACAACGCAACTCCTGGTGTTGATACAGACCGTAATGGTATTGAATTCGATTATTAA
- a CDS encoding tetratricopeptide repeat protein, with the protein MEAHDQPLNQDGQKNITNQESNKKTKKTKNNKFNWWQSLLILTLTLVISVSAAYYVSQKYLWSNYDKSRFAQQLESAKAVVDEKPNEPKPRVDLGYAYFLNKNFDEAIKQYKVAIDLDKNNFNAYFNLGLVYNEENQLNDAIKAAEKASEISPRDYKGHLLKGMVFRKLKMYKEAMKALNEANKLSPTNTDILFEIGRVAEDQGDKKNAEQIYKDTLTYDPMYKPALAGLKRVAKK; encoded by the coding sequence ATGGAAGCTCATGACCAACCATTGAATCAAGATGGTCAAAAGAATATAACAAATCAAGAGTCCAACAAAAAAACGAAGAAAACAAAGAACAATAAATTTAATTGGTGGCAATCCCTTCTTATATTGACCCTAACCTTAGTGATATCAGTAAGTGCTGCTTATTATGTAAGTCAAAAGTATTTATGGTCAAACTACGATAAAAGTCGATTTGCTCAACAATTAGAAAGTGCAAAAGCAGTTGTAGATGAAAAGCCAAATGAGCCGAAACCTCGCGTAGATCTAGGTTACGCCTATTTCTTAAATAAAAATTTTGATGAAGCCATTAAACAATACAAGGTTGCAATAGACTTAGATAAAAATAATTTTAATGCCTATTTTAATCTTGGACTGGTGTATAACGAAGAGAACCAACTAAATGATGCTATTAAAGCAGCTGAGAAGGCTTCTGAAATATCACCTAGGGACTATAAAGGCCATTTATTAAAGGGAATGGTATTCCGAAAGCTTAAAATGTATAAGGAAGCAATGAAAGCACTAAACGAAGCAAATAAATTATCACCAACAAATACCGATATACTTTTTGAAATTGGGCGGGTTGCCGAAGATCAAGGAGATAAGAAAAATGCAGAACAAATATACAAAGATACACTTACTTACGACCCGATGTATAAACCAGCATTAGCAGGTCTAAAAAGAGTTGCCAAGAAATAA
- a CDS encoding NapC/NirT family cytochrome c yields MRRLWRKPSKIDWKNPVNKWKLLIGVLVGLMVVFGSGYGVLSFTNSSIFCASCHEMAPEYATYTASTHNRISCVQCHIKPGFTNVITHKINSMKEVYYHVTNVPGQIVQTEKEVITNQNCLRCHSKNRLVTASGDLKVNHNGHIEKNIPCITCHSGVVHSKMAARGLNINEYLGYWTKANTKKVIAEKYLRPSMGICIDCHIKVNKGEKPWKDIAYSVPSNPEKVKKENNSLAEVSLTEVAESKDLEIEKDQETQRIVFQTIAKQKTNVKLSMKCKTCHKKINVPNSHKNNDWGFNHGSNIAIKRLEQCLNCHQDSNWINKIQKADIVSLFIMDNQKVKNKTNLINQVRNNQFCSSCHTTYPPSHASGGLWIEGHAWASNNDEDKLKCYVCHNNKKMQIGKRYTKAPSDLYCEYCHKNGFSGILNGRIGD; encoded by the coding sequence TTGCGCAGACTCTGGCGAAAGCCCAGTAAAATAGATTGGAAAAATCCAGTTAACAAGTGGAAACTACTTATCGGTGTTCTAGTGGGGTTAATGGTTGTTTTTGGTAGTGGATACGGAGTTCTATCTTTTACAAATTCGTCAATATTTTGTGCCAGTTGTCATGAAATGGCACCAGAATACGCAACCTACACAGCCAGCACTCATAATCGGATCAGCTGTGTTCAGTGTCACATCAAGCCTGGATTCACCAATGTGATCACACACAAAATAAATTCCATGAAAGAAGTATATTATCATGTTACCAACGTGCCAGGACAAATAGTGCAAACAGAAAAAGAAGTAATTACAAATCAAAACTGTTTACGGTGCCATTCGAAAAATCGCCTAGTCACAGCATCTGGGGACTTGAAGGTTAACCATAATGGCCATATTGAAAAAAATATCCCCTGTATCACCTGTCACTCTGGTGTTGTACATTCGAAAATGGCTGCTCGCGGGCTAAACATAAATGAATATTTAGGATACTGGACAAAAGCAAATACGAAAAAAGTAATAGCAGAGAAATATTTACGACCCAGTATGGGAATATGTATCGATTGTCACATTAAAGTAAACAAAGGAGAAAAACCTTGGAAAGATATAGCGTACAGCGTACCATCCAATCCAGAAAAGGTGAAAAAGGAAAACAATAGTTTGGCTGAAGTCTCACTTACAGAAGTGGCAGAAAGCAAGGATTTAGAAATAGAAAAAGACCAAGAAACACAACGAATCGTTTTCCAAACAATCGCCAAGCAAAAAACAAATGTCAAATTATCAATGAAATGCAAAACCTGCCACAAAAAAATAAATGTGCCTAACTCACATAAAAATAATGATTGGGGCTTTAACCATGGCAGTAACATTGCTATAAAAAGGTTAGAGCAATGCCTTAACTGCCACCAGGATTCTAATTGGATAAATAAAATACAAAAAGCCGATATCGTTTCATTATTTATTATGGATAACCAAAAAGTGAAAAATAAAACAAACTTAATAAATCAAGTCAGAAACAATCAATTTTGCAGCAGTTGTCATACCACCTACCCACCTAGCCATGCTAGTGGTGGTCTATGGATCGAGGGCCATGCTTGGGCGTCAAATAATGATGAAGATAAATTGAAATGCTATGTTTGCCATAACAATAAAAAAATGCAAATTGGAAAAAGATATACCAAAGCTCCCTCCGATTTATATTGTGAATACTGTCACAAAAATGGGTTCAGTGGAATTCTAAATGGGAGAATTGGAGATTAG
- a CDS encoding NapC/NirT family cytochrome c, giving the protein MALWGKGKNKDTEIETREGRRVGLIRKSWRKFKNIDWKNPVNRWKFLFASLVVCIIVFGGGYGVLSFTNSPSFCSSCHEMAPEYSTYTASSHNEISCVQCHIKPGFTNMITHKMKSMKEVYYHVTGVPKQIVQTEEEAVANENCLQCHSKNRLVTASGDLKVNHKGHIGKDIPCITCHAGVVHSKIAARGINIDKDRGEWTKANAEKLIEEKYLRPNMGTCIDCHDKVNKGEEPWKEASYSVLPNPEETKTEAKGSTEVATTEAQDPEAAKAAQDQKTQGIILQAIGKEKANVKISMECTTCHKKVKVPQTHKTADWDHNHGGTAINKLNTCVNCHQDSKWAKAIPQEDIMSILKMGTKKVKYTPNIAVVKDQARINKFCSACHSKRPPGHENSEQWLTDHAKHAPSDAAKSQCFVCHDKEKPLPGSTQIKAPTDVYCKYCHRTGFKTDKKN; this is encoded by the coding sequence GTGGCCTTATGGGGGAAAGGGAAAAATAAAGATACAGAGATAGAGACAAGAGAAGGCAGAAGAGTAGGTCTTATTCGTAAATCATGGCGAAAGTTCAAAAACATAGATTGGAAGAATCCGGTTAACCGCTGGAAGTTCCTATTCGCTAGCCTTGTTGTTTGTATTATCGTCTTTGGTGGTGGATATGGAGTTTTATCTTTTACAAACTCGCCATCATTTTGTTCCAGCTGTCATGAAATGGCACCGGAATACTCCACATATACAGCTAGCTCCCACAACGAGATCAGCTGTGTACAGTGTCATATCAAACCCGGTTTCACCAACATGATCACACATAAAATGAAATCGATGAAAGAAGTCTACTATCACGTTACAGGTGTACCAAAGCAAATCGTCCAAACAGAAGAAGAAGCCGTGGCAAACGAAAACTGCTTACAATGTCACTCGAAAAACCGCCTTGTTACAGCATCAGGAGACTTAAAGGTAAACCATAAAGGACATATCGGAAAAGATATTCCTTGTATCACTTGCCATGCTGGTGTTGTTCACTCCAAGATTGCAGCCCGCGGCATCAACATTGATAAAGACCGTGGTGAATGGACAAAAGCAAATGCCGAGAAATTAATTGAGGAAAAATACTTAAGACCGAACATGGGAACATGTATCGATTGCCATGATAAAGTGAACAAAGGTGAGGAACCTTGGAAGGAAGCCTCTTACAGCGTACTTCCAAATCCAGAAGAAACAAAAACAGAAGCAAAAGGCAGCACCGAAGTAGCTACAACGGAAGCCCAAGATCCAGAAGCAGCAAAAGCTGCGCAAGATCAAAAAACACAGGGCATTATTTTACAAGCTATTGGAAAAGAAAAAGCAAACGTGAAAATCTCAATGGAATGTACGACATGTCATAAAAAGGTTAAAGTACCGCAAACCCACAAAACAGCTGACTGGGATCATAATCATGGTGGTACTGCAATTAATAAATTAAATACATGCGTCAATTGCCATCAGGATTCAAAATGGGCCAAAGCAATCCCACAAGAGGATATCATGTCCATCTTAAAAATGGGAACTAAAAAAGTTAAATACACACCAAATATTGCCGTTGTTAAAGATCAAGCAAGAATCAATAAATTCTGTAGTGCCTGTCACAGCAAACGTCCACCAGGACATGAAAATAGTGAACAATGGCTAACAGACCATGCCAAGCATGCTCCATCTGATGCTGCTAAATCACAATGTTTCGTCTGCCATGACAAGGAAAAGCCACTACCTGGCTCAACTCAAATCAAGGCACCAACCGATGTTTATTGCAAATACTGTCATAGAACCGGTTTTAAGACTGATAAAAAGAACTAA
- a CDS encoding NapC/NirT family cytochrome c: MKKREKKPGLWKRFRNIDWKNPVNRWKLLFASLIVCVVVFGGGYGVLSFTNSPAFCSSCHEMAPEYSTYTASAHNQISCVQCHIKPGFTNMITHKMKSLKEVYYHVTGVPEQIVQTEEEAVTNQNCLQCHSKNRLVTASGDLKVNHKGHIEKDIPCITCHAGVVHAKIAARGINLEEDRGDWTKANAEKLIEQKYLRPNMGTCIDCHDKVNKGEEPWREPAYSVPPNPEETKGTNVATTEENTEAIKAEHDQKTQGIILQAIGKQQTNVKLSMECETCHKKLKVPTSHKTSDWDHNHGGTAINELTKCVNCHQDSKWVKEIPKEDIMSLLKMGSQKVKYTPNIAVVKDQARINKFCSTCHSKRPQGHSNSDQWLTEHAKHAPTDVAKSECFVCHDKEKPKPGSTGVKAPTDVYCEYCHRTGFKDDPKL; encoded by the coding sequence GTGAAAAAAAGAGAAAAGAAACCAGGGCTCTGGAAAAGGTTCAGAAATATTGATTGGAAAAATCCTGTTAACAGATGGAAATTACTCTTTGCTAGTCTCATTGTATGTGTTGTCGTCTTTGGCGGTGGATATGGGGTTCTTTCGTTTACAAACTCACCAGCATTCTGCTCTAGCTGTCATGAAATGGCACCGGAATACTCGACCTACACAGCAAGTGCTCATAACCAGATTAGCTGCGTCCAATGTCATATCAAGCCTGGATTCACCAACATGATCACACATAAAATGAAATCCTTGAAAGAGGTCTACTACCATGTAACTGGCGTTCCGGAACAGATCGTCCAAACAGAAGAAGAAGCGGTAACAAACCAGAACTGTTTACAATGCCATTCGAAAAACCGGCTCGTCACAGCTTCTGGAGACTTAAAGGTGAACCATAAAGGCCATATTGAAAAAGATATCCCATGTATCACTTGCCACGCTGGGGTTGTTCACGCAAAAATCGCAGCTCGCGGAATTAACCTTGAAGAAGACCGTGGCGATTGGACAAAAGCAAATGCCGAAAAATTAATCGAACAAAAATACTTGCGACCAAACATGGGAACATGTATTGATTGTCATGACAAAGTAAACAAGGGCGAGGAACCTTGGCGGGAACCAGCCTATAGTGTTCCACCTAATCCTGAGGAAACAAAAGGAACCAACGTGGCAACAACAGAAGAAAATACCGAAGCTATAAAAGCAGAGCATGATCAAAAAACTCAAGGAATTATTCTACAAGCCATTGGCAAACAACAAACAAATGTTAAGCTTTCAATGGAATGTGAAACTTGTCACAAAAAATTAAAAGTACCTACCTCCCATAAAACTTCAGATTGGGATCACAATCATGGTGGTACAGCGATTAACGAATTAACTAAATGCGTCAACTGTCACCAGGATTCCAAGTGGGTGAAGGAAATTCCAAAAGAAGACATTATGTCCCTTCTTAAAATGGGAAGTCAGAAAGTGAAATATACTCCAAACATCGCAGTCGTTAAAGATCAAGCCCGCATCAATAAATTCTGTAGCACCTGTCACAGCAAACGTCCACAAGGACACTCGAATAGTGATCAATGGTTAACAGAACACGCCAAGCATGCTCCAACTGATGTTGCTAAATCAGAATGTTTCGTCTGTCATGATAAAGAAAAACCAAAACCAGGTTCAACTGGCGTCAAAGCCCCAACCGATGTTTATTGTGAATACTGTCACAGAACGGGTTTCAAGGATGATCCAAAGCTCTAA
- a CDS encoding NapC/NirT family cytochrome c has product MDSKGSNKNTVKWYKLLFGGIIVCIAILASGFGVVSYTNSPTFCSSCHEMAPEHLTYSTSAHNQVSCVQCHVKPGFINMMTSKKQLLKEVYVHFKGIPEQIVQTKDQVVSSQSCLQCHSKNRLITATGDLKVNHPGHVKQGIPCITCHSGVAHAKIAARGLNVSKDQDKWTKATTEKLIEEKYSRPNMGTCIDCHDKVNNGEKPWKDITYTMTANPKKMQNSNNGSPEATTAEIVEEVQNAEAVQNKKTQGLILQAIGKQKKNVKISMECKTCHKIVKVPKLHKNPEWPVNHGSTAMKELNKCLNCHQDSKWVKDVPQESITSLLELRRQKVNYTLNYELVKEQSRTNKFCSTCHSSKPPSHTQSNWAPGHAVASADDNEKLKCYICHDKDTPPAGSTAIKAPAQSCQHCHKYFE; this is encoded by the coding sequence TTGGATTCGAAGGGAAGCAATAAAAACACAGTTAAATGGTATAAATTACTTTTCGGTGGGATTATTGTGTGTATAGCCATATTGGCGAGTGGATTCGGAGTTGTTTCCTATACAAACTCCCCAACATTCTGTTCAAGCTGTCATGAAATGGCACCAGAGCACTTAACCTACTCCACATCTGCACATAATCAAGTCAGCTGCGTGCAATGCCATGTCAAGCCAGGTTTTATAAATATGATGACAAGTAAAAAGCAATTATTAAAGGAAGTATATGTCCACTTTAAGGGGATACCCGAACAAATCGTCCAAACAAAAGATCAAGTAGTTTCAAGTCAGAGCTGTTTACAATGCCATTCAAAAAACAGACTTATAACTGCAACAGGAGATTTGAAGGTAAACCATCCGGGGCACGTCAAACAGGGTATCCCTTGTATTACCTGCCATTCAGGAGTTGCACATGCAAAAATTGCTGCCCGCGGATTAAATGTCTCCAAAGACCAAGATAAATGGACCAAAGCCACTACCGAAAAATTAATCGAAGAAAAATATTCAAGACCGAACATGGGAACATGTATCGATTGCCACGATAAAGTCAACAACGGTGAAAAACCTTGGAAAGATATCACCTACACCATGACGGCTAATCCAAAAAAAATGCAAAATAGTAACAATGGTAGCCCAGAAGCAACAACAGCCGAAATAGTTGAAGAAGTTCAAAATGCAGAAGCAGTACAAAATAAAAAAACACAAGGGCTCATTTTACAAGCGATCGGCAAACAAAAAAAAAATGTTAAAATCTCGATGGAATGTAAAACCTGCCACAAAATAGTAAAGGTACCTAAATTACATAAAAACCCAGAGTGGCCCGTTAATCATGGTAGCACTGCCATGAAAGAGTTAAATAAATGTCTAAATTGCCACCAGGATTCTAAATGGGTAAAAGACGTACCACAGGAAAGTATTACATCCCTTCTTGAATTGAGAAGACAAAAAGTCAACTACACGCTAAATTATGAGCTTGTAAAAGAACAATCAAGGACAAATAAATTCTGCAGCACTTGTCACTCCTCCAAACCGCCTAGCCACACGCAAAGCAATTGGGCACCTGGCCATGCTGTAGCTTCAGCCGATGATAACGAGAAATTAAAATGCTATATTTGCCATGACAAAGACACACCACCAGCCGGATCAACGGCAATAAAAGCACCCGCACAATCCTGCCAGCACTGTCACAAATACTTTGAGTAA
- a CDS encoding NapC/NirT family cytochrome c has translation MEEEHNELPTPPRFRYKLLKIATLTLLILALFASIGFTGLEATSSSKFCSSCHEMKPEYYTWKASTHAEVDCVNCHTQPGAENIPKDKANVIVQAFKKETNTYTAPIHMPSDIPNSACERCHNVSTREVTPSGDLIIPHDKHNAKGIECIQCHSGVAHGKIADRKMTYQTDYDKWDDTIGTAAMSDTKFIRPEMDTCMECHKARDVSTACKTCHTTGMVPKSHTNTFKTMNHGKYAEKNIRKCDSCHGYMSKVKIDGLEDVSAVTKFLENMKTSKPSITPFDYAKQNTFCKNCHSKRPASHTSHWIADHHNEASKNTKQCLACHNYQPGGKYQTKTVACSSCHPSSHIGFNREGHPIPLATKNQKVTNLCYTCHVKPKCSACHKDS, from the coding sequence ATGGAAGAGGAGCACAATGAGCTGCCGACCCCTCCCCGTTTTCGCTATAAATTGCTTAAAATTGCAACTCTTACATTGTTGATTCTAGCCCTTTTCGCATCAATCGGTTTTACGGGGCTAGAAGCAACATCAAGCTCAAAATTTTGCTCATCTTGTCATGAGATGAAACCAGAGTACTATACGTGGAAAGCATCCACGCACGCTGAAGTCGATTGCGTTAATTGTCATACCCAACCAGGGGCCGAGAATATACCAAAAGACAAAGCAAACGTCATTGTTCAAGCATTTAAGAAAGAAACAAACACTTATACAGCACCAATCCATATGCCAAGTGATATACCTAACAGTGCCTGTGAAAGGTGTCACAATGTTTCAACACGTGAAGTTACCCCATCAGGGGATTTGATCATCCCCCATGACAAACATAATGCAAAAGGGATCGAATGTATTCAATGCCATAGCGGTGTTGCCCATGGAAAAATTGCTGATCGAAAAATGACCTATCAAACCGATTATGATAAATGGGATGACACGATTGGTACTGCGGCAATGTCTGATACTAAATTTATTCGGCCAGAAATGGATACCTGTATGGAATGCCATAAAGCTAGAGATGTCTCAACAGCATGTAAAACATGTCATACGACAGGAATGGTTCCGAAAAGCCATACAAATACCTTTAAAACAATGAATCATGGCAAATATGCTGAAAAGAATATTCGAAAATGCGACTCATGCCATGGGTATATGTCTAAAGTAAAAATAGATGGTTTGGAAGATGTTTCTGCTGTAACAAAGTTCTTAGAAAATATGAAAACTTCTAAACCTAGTATTACACCATTTGATTATGCCAAACAAAACACATTCTGCAAGAATTGTCATAGTAAACGCCCTGCCAGTCATACAAGTCATTGGATTGCTGATCACCACAATGAAGCTTCTAAAAATACAAAACAATGTTTAGCCTGTCATAATTATCAGCCAGGTGGAAAATATCAAACAAAAACTGTTGCTTGTTCCTCTTGTCATCCAAGTTCTCACATTGGATTTAATAGAGAGGGCCATCCAATTCCATTAGCAACAAAAAATCAAAAAGTAACAAATTTGTGTTATACCTGTCATGTTAAACCTAAGTGTTCAGCCTGTCATAAGGATTCTTAG
- a CDS encoding 6-bladed beta-propeller: protein MKKKTVYIWMSTIVVLVAAVFAVIYYFNLQSDVEKVTKTLDPNAPPTFSQTIYGDFNKTLDKPMDVAKIGEFLYVSDTNNKRVQVFDTAGSPVFMFGKEGDGKGQFKFPYGITGDKEGNVYVADLYNGKISIFTAKGKFIKYFDDKNKLLKSPAGIRIYNEKLYVTDVQQHKVYVLKLNGEKLLEISSGADKNDFLKAPNAITIDKKNDDIFVSDSGNQRILAFDKNGKYLRAINGSKDGKGSSIFVNPRGIGIDSRGILYIVNNLSHMVYGFDKKGTEVFHFGTMGDQNEQFYLPNGLYVDENDRVYITDTLNNRICIYY from the coding sequence ATGAAGAAAAAGACCGTCTATATATGGATGAGCACAATCGTGGTATTAGTTGCCGCCGTCTTTGCTGTTATCTATTACTTTAATTTACAATCAGATGTGGAGAAGGTAACAAAAACCCTTGATCCCAACGCCCCTCCTACCTTTAGCCAGACTATTTACGGCGACTTTAATAAAACATTGGATAAACCAATGGATGTGGCAAAAATCGGTGAATTTCTCTATGTTTCAGATACAAATAATAAGAGAGTTCAAGTTTTTGATACAGCTGGTTCACCAGTCTTCATGTTTGGTAAGGAAGGTGACGGGAAAGGGCAATTTAAATTTCCGTATGGTATTACCGGTGACAAAGAGGGTAATGTCTATGTTGCTGATCTATACAATGGAAAAATCTCTATCTTTACAGCAAAAGGAAAATTCATCAAATACTTTGATGATAAAAATAAATTACTTAAATCCCCCGCTGGTATTCGAATTTATAATGAAAAATTATATGTAACCGATGTTCAGCAACACAAAGTTTATGTTTTGAAGCTAAATGGTGAAAAACTACTTGAAATTAGCAGCGGTGCTGATAAAAACGATTTCCTCAAAGCTCCAAATGCAATTACAATTGACAAAAAAAATGATGATATTTTTGTTTCTGATTCAGGAAATCAACGTATTCTAGCTTTTGATAAAAATGGGAAATACCTTCGAGCAATTAACGGTTCTAAAGATGGGAAAGGATCATCCATTTTTGTTAACCCACGCGGAATTGGTATTGATTCACGGGGTATCTTATATATCGTAAACAATTTATCTCATATGGTTTATGGCTTTGACAAAAAAGGGACAGAAGTATTCCATTTTGGCACCATGGGTGATCAAAACGAGCAATTCTACCTTCCTAACGGTTTATATGTTGATGAAAACGATCGGGTATATATAACAGATACACTTAACAATCGCATTTGTATTTACTATTAA